One window of the Scylla paramamosain isolate STU-SP2022 chromosome 22, ASM3559412v1, whole genome shotgun sequence genome contains the following:
- the LOC135111644 gene encoding T-box transcription factor TBX6-like → MYEEELLYLRSRGMAPAGPLGLHPYLGGGLPANLTDHLEKYRLGFHGGLPPQSPFAHGLSADYLKPPVHCGGFPAPGLPGGKPDPRIKVRLENENLWNQFNKFGTEMIITKLGRRMFPTVKMSVSGLEPNTKYFVLMDIVPADDSRYKFQGKEWVVAGKAEPHMPGRLYIHPDSPASGAQWMRHPISFQKLKLTNNNLDQQGHIILNSMHKYQPRIHIAAAPDIVSLHWAIFNTFTFPQTSFTAVTAYQNERITQLKIDNNPFAKGFRENGQLRSKKRSGGTSPSSSEITTSPEKTPDADDATLDKRARLNSVDSGDLDASDIDERPASSMSVEKDEKVDVESPPTPPPPFLPPPPQIIKTEGEDTAPSLVSPLVSAASMMAATPSDSRKTHTDSPLPPEPRPHDVSMLSPAVPRPCLPSPTYSTGLPGGLPPSMPGGSLPYPYLYYSHMMSPYLLSRAPGLPAPPLDKDAGAARDLYGYPTYLRPHAPHPSSLSSTPSRPAPIHPYSYALPPQVPANL, encoded by the exons ATGTATGAGGAGGAGCTGCTGTACCTCCGGAGCCGCGGCATGGCCCCCGCCGGCCCGCTAGGCCTCCATCCGTACCTGGGCGGCGGCCTGCCAGCCAACCTGACGGACCACCTCGAAAAGTACCGACTGGGCTTCCACG GCGGCCTTCCCCCCCAGTCCCCCTTTGCCCACGGCCTCTCCGCCGACTACTTGAAGCCTCCGGTCCACTGCGGAGGATTCCCTGCGCCGGGGCTGCCGGGGGGCAAGCCCGACCCTCGCATCAAGGTGCGGCTGGAGAATGAAAACCTGTGGAACCAGTTTAACAAATTTGGCACCGAGATGATCATCACCAAGCTTGGCCG GCGAATGTTCCCGACGGTGAAGATGTCGGTGAGCGGCCTGGAGCCCAACACCAAGTACTTCGTGCTGATGGACATCGTGCCCGCCGACGACTCGCGCTACAAGTTCCAAGGCAAGGAGTGGGTGGTGGCGGGCAAGGCTGAACCACACATGCCGGGCCGCCTCTACATCCACCCGGACTCCCCCGCGTCAGGGGCGCAATGGATGCGTCACCCCATCAGCTTCCAGAAGCtgaagctgaccaacaacaacCTGGACCAGCAGGGACACATCATCCTCAACTCCATGCACAAGTACCAGCCCAGGATACACATCGCCGCCGCGCCGGACATCGTGTCGCTGCACTGGGCCATCTTCAACACCTTCACCTTCCCCCAGACGTCCTTCACGGCCGTCACCGCCTACCAGAACGAGCGTATCACGCAGCTCAAGATCGACAACAACCCCTTTGCTAAAGGCTTCCGGGAGAACGGCCAGCTGCGCTCCAAGAAGCGGTCAGGCGGCACCTCGCCCTCCAGCAGCGAGATCACCACGTCGCCGGAGAAGACGCCAGACGCTGACGATG CGACCCTGGACAAGCGGGCGCGGCTCAACAGCGTGGACAGCGGAGACCTGGACGCTTCGGACATCGACGAGCGCCCCGCCTCCTCCATGTCCgtggagaaggacgagaaggtgGACGTGGAGAGTCCACCTACGCCCCCGCCGCCCTTCCTGCCGCCGCCCCCGCAGATTATAAAGACTGAGGGGGAGGACACCGCGCCCTCTCTGGTGTCGCCTCTCGTGTCCGCAGCCTCCATGATGGCCGCCACGCCGTCAGACTCCAGAAAAACCCACACTGACTCGCCGCTGCCACCCGAGCCGCGGCCACACGACGTCAGCATGCTGTCCCCTGCCGTGCCGCGCCCCTGCCTGCCCTCGCCCACCTACTCCACGGGCCTGCCCGGCGGCCTGCCCCCCAGCATGCCCGGCGGCTCGCTGCCCTACCCGTACCTCTACTACAGCCACATGATGTCGCCCTACCTGCTGAGCCGCGCCCCCGGCCTGCCCGCGCCGCCCCTCGACAAGGACGCGGGGGCCGCCAGGGACCTGTACGGCTACCCCACCTACCTGAGGCCGCACGCGCCGCACCCCTCCTCGCTCTCCAGCACGCCCTCGCGGCCGGCGCCCATCCATCCCTACAGTTATGCCTTGCCGCCCCAGGTGCCCGCCAACCTGTGA